The Prunus persica cultivar Lovell chromosome G8, Prunus_persica_NCBIv2, whole genome shotgun sequence genome includes a region encoding these proteins:
- the LOC18767618 gene encoding protein DMR6-LIKE OXYGENASE 2 translates to MSGTRATPLLLTQSQNPCFQSSQSVSSTNGSINCISGRDHESCHVPNPIIDYSMLNSNDCLKRSQAINDLNQACLNYGFFAVTNHGIPDSLIGSVMNWLSKFFNQSDEEKRRYDTNDPTDRIRFRWGGRTQRELLHMRAHPTFHCPTKPADSMVLTEYCERMREMGMQLLRGISKSLGLEECYIENKMKLESGYNVFGPNYYPALSQSSDDKNQIGQFPHRDPGLLVLLAQNVGGGLQIEHQKKWLNADFPPSSIFVIVADHIEILTNGKYKSLLHRVALNSEVERMSLPFFFGPSLDVTVKPEPEFVDDHNPPSYRQMTYKAYLESNDHHVIEARANLNQIRL, encoded by the exons ATGTCTGGAACTCGAGCAACTCCACTACTGCTTACTCAAAGTCAAAACCCTTGTTTTCAGTCCTCACAAAGTGTTTCAAGTACCAACGGCAGCATAAACTGCATTTCAGGACGTGACCATGAATCATGTCATGTTCCAAATCCAATCATTGACTACTCCATGCTCAACTCCAATGATTGTCTCAAAAGGTCTCAAGCTATCAATGACCTCAATCAAGCTTGCCTCAACTATGGCTTCTTCGCA GTGACAAATCATGGGATCCCAGATAGCTTGATTGGGAGTGTTATGAATTggctttccaaattttttaatcaaagtGATGAGGAGAAGCGAAGGTATGATACGAATGATCCGACGGATAGGATCAGATTCAGGTGGGGCGGCAGAACCCAAAGAGAGCTTCTCCACATGAGGGCACATCCCACCTTCCATTGCCCAACAAAGCCTGCCGATTCCAT GGTTTTAACAGAGTATTGTGAGAGAATGCGAGAGATGGGAATGCAATTACTTAGAGGGATTTCAAAATCTCTAGGGCTTGAAGAATGCTAcatagaaaacaaaatgaagctGGAATCGGGCTACAACGTTTTTGGACCAAATTACTATCCAGCACTGTCGCAGTCCTCGGATGATAAGAATCAGATTGGCCAATTCCCTCATCGCGACCCTGGTTTACTTGTTCTCCTTGCACAAAACGTGGGTGGGGGGCTTCAGATAGAACATCAGAAGAAGTGGCTCAATGCAGATTTTCCTCCTAGTTCCATTTTTGTCATTGTTGCCGACCATATAGAG ATTCTTACCAATGGAAAATACAAGAGCTTGTTGCATCGGGTGGCCTTAAACAGCGAAGTGGAAAGGATGAGTTTACCCTTCTTTTTTGGGCCATCGTTGGACGTAACTGTGAAGCCTGAACCAGAGTTTGTGGACGACCACAACCCACCCTCTTATCGTCAAATGACTTACAAAGCATACTTGGAATCCAATGACCACCATGTGATTGAAGCGAGAGCAAACTTGAATCAGATTCGACTCTGA
- the LOC18768442 gene encoding protein DMR6-LIKE OXYGENASE 2 — protein sequence MAETAPVLVNHRPFEPNPILSLHSIDSSIIKPHDSIAVVDDVEIPTVDYFMLFSDDLDERSKALEYIGHVCKDFGFFYLVNHGISDSVFEGVFKGISDFFNPTEIESRKQYEKKNPTNRIRWGLRSSPGENREYLKIIAHPQYHCPTKPSGFSESMEEYFKGLREVVQGLGKAVSKALGFEECYIEKAFKLGTGFDVSAMNLYPPNFRSKGSIGVPDHTDPGFFVSLIQDVNGGLQVFSNDGNCIKVNMPPNAIFINLGDHLEILTNGKYKSHVHRVVVDNNKVKRISVATLHGPSLDAFVSPAPEFVDDSHPPAYRGMTYKQSLQANGSDEIDVQSSIEQIRL from the exons atgGCTGAGACAGCTCCAGTTCTTGTTAACCACAGGCCTTTTGAACCAAACCCTATCCTCTCCCTTCACTCCATTGACTCATCCATCATCAAACCTCATGATTCCATTGCGGTTGTTGATGATGTTGAGATCCCCACCGTCGATTACTTCATGTTATTCTCTGATGATCTCGATGAACGATCCAAAGCCCTCGAATACATAGGCCATGTGTGCAAGGACTTTGGCTTCTTCTAT CTAGTAAACCATGGCATATCCGATAGCGTGTTTGAGGGTGTTTTCAAAGGAATTTCTGATTTCTTTAATCCAACGGAGATAGAGAGCCGAAAGCAGTACGAGAAAAAGAATCCAACAAATAGAATTCGATGGGGCTTACGATCTTCTCCTGGAGAGAATAGGGAATATCTCAAGATCATTGCGCATCCCCAGTATCACTGCCCTACTAAACCATCTGGTTTCAG TGAGTCCATGGAAGAGTATTTCAAGGGCTTGCGAGAGGTAGTACAGGGTTTGGGAAAGGCAGTGTCAAAAGCCTTGGGATTTGAAGAATGCTACATAGAAAAAGCTTTTAAGCTTGGAACGGGCTTTGATGTGTCTGCCATGAACCTCTACCCTCCAAATTTCAGATCAAAAGGTTCCATTGGTGTACCTGACCATACTGACCCTGGCTTCTTTGTTTCACTCATTCAAGATGTGAATGGTGGCCTACAAGTATTTTCCAATGATGGAAACTGCATCAAAGTCAATATGCCCCCTAATGCCATTTTTATAAACCTTGGGGACCATCTTGAG ATATTGACAAATGGTAAATACAAGAGCCATGTTCACCGAGTGGTTGTGGACAACAACAAAGTGAAGAGGATCTCAGTGGCTACGCTTCATGGACCTTCATTGGATGCATTTGTGAGCCCAGCACCAGAGTTTGTGGATGACTCTCACCCACCTGCATATCGTGGAATGACCTACAAGCAATCCTTACAAGCTAATGGCTCCGATGAGATCGATGTCCAATCTAGCATCGAACAAATTCGTCTTTAA